caaaaatctataaagtctgcggaccacctctgcaaccctctgcagtagaagagatggaccaaacggctgcagactgtaataagaaacatatttgttttttaacatctgcatgttgctgtagatattaaaaaattaaaataaactgttTTCTAAtccgaaaatagttttttaataccgaaaatttaataatgtataacatttcggcaagaatttatgatatttgaacaaaaaataatgatattttaacaaaaataaagatattttagcataaaataatgATACTTCAtcaataaattattattattcaacataaaaaaaaattcaaccagaataaacaaaaaaaaatgaaataagatttcagcaatatataatcaatattttaacaagaaaaaaagaaaaagaagtggTTGGAAGAGGTAGGAAGAGACAAACAAGTGTTGCGTCAAGAAGAACACGCGTAAAAGTTTTTTAATCCGAAGACTTCTGAAAACAAACAGTTGCGGGAtgaaaagtgttgcgcgtgtACTGCGCCGCGCAGCAATAAAAGGTCTGAAGaggtttttccaaaaaaaaaaacaaacagaacCTAAGATAGTTCCTTTAACTATAGTCTTGCTCTGACTGTTACCAGGGCGATATTTCATATGCAAGATGCCTATGGGCTCAAAGTTGTTTTTTTTCCTAAAGttattttttttccttatttTGAATGTCATCTATGGATGCGGCCTCCTTACCCTTAGCTAAAGGGCTAGAGTCTGCATAAATCTTACCTCCTCCTACACAATTTTGATCGTATTTTTGTTATTGTATAGTCGTTATCCACCTCCGACATGATTCATCTTTGTCAGGTTTTGTCTTTCTATCACGTCTTTCTTTCTTACTACGTCTAGAGTTTacattcatcttttttttttttttttaaaaaaaattgtttttcactAAGATTATATTCTTTTTATCCACATTATGGCAACATTTGTATGGTTTTGAGGTTCTGTTTACAGGAGTTTGAGTTTGGCAATTGTCACTCCTATTTaggttgtaaatttgtaatgaacTTAAGCCAACTAAAGAAAACAAGTTTTCCTCTTCTTTTCTATCTTGTTGGTGTTCGTTTGAGCTAAATtcgagaaaaaaaaaatcaaaaatttgagCTAAATTAAGGATACAACAAATCGACAATTTTTTCTCTGTATCGGCACATTAGGTTATTTGCTGACTTTGAACTTGAATTAACATTTTACTATTTTGTTAGTTTTATGGATAATGGCGTATCATGGTATTTCCTATACTAGTTTAAGGTAATTTTTCAAATTGTGATATGTGAAATAGACTCATAACAGATTGGTGATGTATGATAATGGGAAGACATACCCCATAAATCATGCCTTCATCAAGGCTAGATATCCCCACATGGATATAGTCTCAAATCTTGAATCAAATCCATTACATTATTGAAACTAAATTTATACAACTCCCATAACATGCATCAAACTTCCATCAAATACACTCACCCTATGTATTTTTGAAACATGAAATGAAAAAGATCAGTTGCTATCTATCTTTTGTTCTTTCCTTCTAGATCTCCTTCCGCTTCTCCTCCTAAATCCATTGTTGCTTTCATCTTTTACCCAATCCTCATGGAACATTTCATCATAAGGAACAACATGTCCATCAATAAATGGTTCTCCTGTGGAGCAGAAAACTGATTTTTAACATTGTATCACATCTCAAATAGTTCTTAATATAAGTGCATTCAGATGATGCTGTGTTATTAAAGATAAAATGTATACAAATGCTGGTTGTATATCGTATGAAACACTTTCAAAGTACATATCATATTGGAGAAATTCAACCCCACAATGAGTTTGACATCTCTGAGAAACAATACAATCCACAGAATGAAGcaaacaaaatttgaaatgactTGTATTCAAGCAATTGTGACTCCCTTTACCTTCTCCAAAGATTGAGAAATACATCAACTGTATAAAGTTGAAGAATCAAAGTGACAGATAACTGATGCTTGTTTGCAATGCCTAAGAATGTAACAGCTATAAAAAATCTTAATGAAACTTGAGGCAGAACAATCTACATACCTCCATAATCATCTTTGCCATGACAGATATGAGAATCAGGCAAAACCCATCTAACATTGGGCATGGCTGCGAAGAACAGTAAGCTTCAGTGATAAAGCATATAAATATCAGAAACAATAAACGGTATCAGAACTTAGTAAAAAGAAGACGATTCAGAATGTTACATTTGATACTACTAATCACATTGTCATCGATTTTGCAACCAAATGCATAGTAATACTTTGTAGAAACCGAGTATATTGACCTCTTCGCTTCTTCCTCACTGTAAATCCATTCAATTTATGAAACAAAAGCAAGTCGGGGTCAATTTAGCATCGTCTTACAAATTCTGTCCGCATAAACTACACTTTTTCTTTTTATTAGAAATGTAATCAGTTATCACATACCTACCCAATGCGGAAGCTAGGGTTTGTATATAACGTTCGACAATTTGATGTCGGGATGGGTAGCTTATCGGAGGATCCATAACCACAAGCCAGTGCTTGTAATCACAGCCATCGATCGGTGCTACAGCACGATCCAACTCCAGGCCCCGAATTTGAGGAGGCGCGCCCGAGGTTGATGAACGGCGACTGGTTGGAGGAGTGGGGATGATCGGTGCAGCGGACGTGACACGGTCAAAGTACTGAGTAATGGAAGTCAGCGGAAGTCTGATGAAGCTCCGTCGCATCGTGAACGTGAATACACCAGAGCTGCACTACCTGTCTGCTGACGTCCGAAACATAGGGACCACTTTTCTCAAACGGTCCAGCAAACCCTATTTGAATGAAGTAATTTTTTTCCGTACAAacaaaaattatgttttatagatagtttatatttaagacaagttttaaatttttaatgtgTAATTGGAAaaagtcaaaatatttgagatTGTGTATTGGAAATCAACCGAAGGCTGCTGGGTCTCCGACTTTGGGATGGACGGACAATTCTCTGTGAGACTGTTACGAGAAAGGATCGAAATGACGAGTCACATGGTCTGTGATGGACCGTTAGATTGGTGTAAAGTGATACCCATTAAGATCTTATGATTTATCTGGAGAGCGAAGTTGTGTAGAATTCCATCATCAGTCGCGTTAAAATCAAAGGGAGTTCCTATTCTATCGACTATGTGTGGTTCTTGTAACTTAGATGAGGAGACGAGCGATCATATCCTTCTTTTATGTCCTTTGGCAAAAGCTGTCATGGATTCGATTCTTTCTTGGTACGAAATCTCACATGATGGATTTGACTTAGTAAAGGATATGTTACTTTTCATATATCAGCGGTCTaagtgcaaaaagaaaagaaGTATGTTGAATGTGATTTTATGTGGGGTTTTGTGGTGTATATGGAAAGACAGAAatcaaaaggttttcaaaagaattcCCTTTGTACCAGCAAATACGTTGGAGAAGATAAAAACAATAACCTTCATATGGTGTAAACATACAGGTTCCTTTCAAAACATGGACCGAAGAGTTTGGAATCTCGGTCCTTTTCTTTGTTTGTAATCTTGTTTTTGTCTTTTGTTTTGCTTTGTACTTTTCCCTTGTATCGTTTTGATGTgaggtgttttttattttaatacatttgtcgtttctaaaaaaaaaaatattgctaTGGGCACAAATTTTTTGTAGAAGTATCGTTCTAGCCCATTTAATGAGTTTCATGGTTAATTTTTTTGCAAAATCAAttctaaaaagtttaaatttggtccctaaggtttgcaaaaaattacaccacatgattttttaacattatttttcgttttttgtatactttattattttccgggtttttttataaatatatatacattttttattttcttatatatatatatatatatatatatatatatatatatatatatatatatatatacacactttaattatttttttttttaactttatttttcaacaatttgactttttttaccttttgtttctattttttttagtgtatatatagagtatattagagtttttttttttcatttttcttttcgtattatattttttatttttttcttctttttacttttcttatttgttttctaattatttgtttttttttttgtatttttaactttttattgaactttttcaaaaaatgttaaatgtattaatatattagagggGTTATTGTTACTGTAGCCTAACAAACTTTAGTATATTGGTTTAAATGGTCCCtcgtgactttttttttttttttttgcatttgaaGGGCACAAACTTGTATTTTTTGGTTTTAAAAGATCCTTTTGGAAAATTTGAAGGGGTCATCCGGTGACACCCATCCTAATCAGAAGGTTTAGATGTCAACTCAATTGCCACGTGTAACACCTAATGTAATGCGTTCTTTAGAACTCAAATCCGATCAAATCCCTTATCGTCTTTCATCTTTACCTGCACCGATGTTGTCTTATCCGACTCCCGCCTCTTTCTTCTCCGGCTCCGACGGTGGCCCAGATGTTGACTCCGGTAGAGATAAACCTAAGCCGCTCGACGTTGTTTCTGTATGTACTCTAATCATTTGTCTATATTTTTCAATCTTTTATGTCAAATTTATAGGGGGTTTTGTGTTCTTAAAATCCCTTTTCACTGATTGCTAGCTGATATATTTCGAGACCATCTTATCTTCTTTAAAAACTCTGGAAAAGTTGCAGTTATGGCTTCCGAAGAAGATGATgctcatgtatatttgcatggttattcacaccctgtttgtgatcatcggtatcccaatcacaaacttgaggggcatatcgagatttaaacatgtcattgaaaagttcaatgaatctcaaaagatctaggagttttcaatacatttaaaacttaattctcttttgtttttcatggtggaaattagtgaatcgtcattcccttaccttcaaattatttgttgtttagattacgtcatccctcttctaaattgcaaataatgttgttggatcctagccctaacttctcattttggtgtttaattggggatgcttatctaatcaaactttgtctcttttccttttcagatgtcgaacttgAACAACAACGCTTTcagctcattctcactcatgaatttgtgtgggagggtgatcttcGACGGAaacaattttaatgattggaaCCGTAACATAAAAATGGTCACCagtacgaggacaaggagtatgtccttgacaaggagctgaaagagGTGGACATGAACACTGCCACTCCCGAagagatcgctgcctttgaggcccatgagagtgatgccacgaaagtccattgcatcatgctagagACCATGCCTGCTGaaatccaaaagtcctacgaggacttctatcCCTACGAAATGCATCAGGACATGGTTGAAATGTatcaccaaagtgcgaggcaggagaggtacgagatcatcacttcgatgatcatgACCAAGATGAGAGACGGAGAGTATGTCActgctcatctgcaaaagatgcagaggtatgttgaccgtctgctgaagttaaatgttaacttcgatgaagagctagcgattgacatcatccttcatTCACTGCCACCCTGCTTCAACCAGTTTcgcatgacctaccatatgaacaaagaggaggtcacgttGAGAAAGCTTCAAGGTctgttgaggactgctgagagaaacctcaaggacaagtccgtTGCAcaaactcctactcctactgctaccctcgtcttggcaattgggcaaggaaagggtaagaagagaaaggctccctcaaagatccaccataagggaaagtcacatgatggcacctcttctagtggaaccaagtccgattctgctaaacccaactccaacccaaggaggcagagtgccgcCACTGCCACGAAATAGGGCATtagaaacgaagctgcccgaaatatctacaagatatcaaggatggaaagatcaagccgtcctacacaggtatttacactattaaatctaatgattcatcacatgctatttcttgggtacttgatacaggatgtggttttcacatttgttctgatttgcagggcctaagaagaaatagggatgtggagcatgggaagataaacttgatcataggGAACAGAAGAccatcgcctgtcaccaagataagagtttactctttagtgcttagtagtggattatgattagatttaaataattgttgttattcgctagatatggcaagaaacatcatttttttcatggtttgtatagacaagtttttagatattcatttgacaATGAAAAGgattctattaatgcttatcttaatggtgttttctattttgaagcatttccttgtaatggaatatatgaaactgtgatggttgtagacaacttaggaaatgatgtgttgtataTCGAATCTTCTAATAATTTGGACaaatcatgcttgtggcattgtcgtcttagacatgtcaacaagaagcgaatagcccaactccaaaaggatggagtgttggagtcattcgaccttagggacgataaGGTgcgcgagtcttgtttgcttggaaagatgaccaagtcaccctttacttgtaacgcctgtgtttctgggcttgtcattaatgttgatgcaatagtctaggttaacctttgtaacccgttttgaaataatagaagtgtattatttgaatattatgtgttttgtgcttaactatgtgacttaattgaattaagtatgaaaataagcgtcaaaatgaaatattagataaagccgatatctatggattatgttgtagtagttgaaacgaggtttccgaatatataaagaatgctgaaatccgagttataacaaagaagttatgatttgtcgaagtttcgcgacagaaccggcacgacgctgaatgacgtaaaaagtgaatttatgatggaggaatatttagccttagtgatctaaaccaaggtcgtagagttcgttaaaccgagaatgtgcataaaaagaatgcccagatatgacttcgtatgaggaaattatgatttttctaagtttcaacttagcagtatgcaacccgaagtTTGATtacgagatcgagtgatttctagccgaaacaatctaaacgagaatcgaagatctcgttattagtagtgcaacgataaaaagacagatgaaaacggacgtcagatgaagaagttatgaatttataacggagttttcctgtcccggtctactaaaaataatataataaaaataaatcgaaATCagtcgatggagtctaaacaaaagttgtagagcatagtctcacctacgcgtggatataaagaacgtcgaaaacggagttcgtatgaggaagatatgaatttctgaagtttttaaataattaatctttaaatcggatagatatccgaaggagtcattgatcttatccgaagtacgcccagcgtaccccggtGCATGAACCGCCTCGGACTCGAGTGCCTCGCATTCGTAAGCAGTGAAGAATTCGAGCTACACCCAGTGTAGCTGAgcattacacccagcgtaatgcgagggttcaggccctatataaagggtgtgagGGCAGCCGGCCTTCTTGCtccttttctcttctctctctcccgttttacctcgtttttcgtgcaagaaatatcccgaagccccggtattaatccTGAGCCCCGAagtaagtcccgaagccccgaagatcccaagaagtgcaattcctgagccgaagctctgcctgcgagaagccaatttttgtgaatatcttccagatctactgaagaatactacttctacaagtcgtagtgttgtccgatcatcttctgatcaagtgagtgtgtagttactttcttctaacgcataattatgaagtattttatatgaaatacgtgttatgtgtatattttgttgttatatgtttgaatgtatattcactttcttctatctcatagatatgatttattctctatgaaatacgtgttatgtgtatgtatcTCATcttttgtttggaatatgtattgaatgagaatgctatacatgttttaaacaatgtataaatataaatataaatatatatatattatctactaatatgttgggtagaacatagctAGATAGTTTATGTgtgataaatagatgagaggcctcgatgttgttgttgttgatctagttatccAGTGGAGTATGGACGACGACCAcatactctttctagacagtcctgtggaacgctagcaggctcataacctgtaggtgtttgtgaacgatgtgttcatcaGTGTAATCTATCCCCCtgatggttgcctttaggacatctattgttgaggaaacccctttgcagtaatgtctgtcccgatgaaaatcctagattaggtccatggtaatagatgttgttttagggacgtaaagtgaggataatgggaatgagtaatcgggttattgttggttggtgaaattaaatataattatttattgtgggttgaaaaccctatattctcaccaggctcccaagcctgacctactcagttttgttgtattacaggtagtggcgcgagagcataagttggacgacttatcaagatcttttgatattagaccagttgttatatgtaactattgtatggtctatcttttattgtttatgtttttggtttgtttatcggaacatgacatcccgaatattgttatataatgaaaatgcatctcttgatgaaatgctttgataaactttattttatcatgtaacgaccgaaaaattccaaccaatttaaacttttcaaaaacaacctgatttcattaaattattacaaataggttttcaatacaattaatttagagtattcccagaatcacatcacatcataaatatgaggagcggtacgatcatgccttcgccttgccacggtctcctgaagaacctgaaaaacattaaaccacaactgtaagcccgaaagcttagtgagatatccccaaaataccaaccacacatacgcccttccaggccacgaccttccggtccaaatcataatgccttccggcccataacatagtgccttccggcccataacatagtgCCTTCTGACCCATAACATGCCCATAACAtagtgccttccggcccataacatacccataacatagtgccttccggcccataacatagtgcacataaacatacaatcatataacaattcacaatcaacaagccgatctaacagatcacataatatatcatcatcctaaacaggataccgacctaactggtcactagcatagcatcaccctacatatcaggataccgacctcaaccaggtctctaacatataccatcctagcttccaggatgcaaacatatcaaagcaataacataacaacaaatacccggatctcaatccgctaaagggccggccttggtgccttagaccctgttgatatagtgaggataactcaccttgcactgccgaaactctgaactgaagaagcagattcccgaatcaccgcctcaccgaaaatcccgaactagccaacatagcacaaataatcattaggctaagcacaatactctttcaagggtaaattgaccattttacccttaactcaatccggcccaacactaggtaagctcccaagcccaccaatggcccaaagtccaaaagtccgaagcaaagcccactattggcccaatttactaaattgggcccacctcaccaaatgggcctagacccatgatccataacaaccaatgggcccacaatactctatccataatgtccagtcacggcccaaaatccagcagcccaataaTAGCCCAAtccttaaggcccaaaatgaaaaacccaccagagggagtacgctgggtgtaccctccctggtacgctgggcgtacacgctgAATCGCGACTGAGGATCGGGGCACtgacccgctacgcggggcgtactaccatgttacgcggggcgtaacttcgctactcattaAGTCTTCATAACTTCGTAATGGCTTAAGCTCTCAAGTCCAAACTCCAGATccctaggccaaatatgcctaagattcataaagtctcaaactttatcacttgggacgtccataaagctcttaatccaaggtcttaatccattaaggcctacatatctcacacatggaacaaccacagcccttgggacctcatttttctcactcaagacctctccaagggtttgaaaggacagataatcttgaccaacacaaaacatgcatcaagatgaggacttttgggacaagaatgatgccaaaacttcacaacacatagatctatgcaaaataattgacaagcaagaagctttatacctcaaataagctccaaaaGATGATATCTTTCCAGATCTACAAGTTCCAGCCACtccactccttctttgacaacttccactttcttcttctagcctctcctttgccaaaacaagcttttcaaggccaaacacacccaacaatggaggtggaatggctatctagggtttctgaggttaagggagagcttatggaggctagggtatgaaccaacatgttccttatatagaggctgaccctaattttagggttttagaactctgagagtacgttgggcgtacctccagtacgctgggcgtactcaaccttgcacGCGCGTCCACTTACGCccttacgctgggtgtaatcccagcttacgctgggcgtactcggcgagtccccaaatttcatacttaaccctcattttccacttttcccacaaaatgaccaaaatacctttCCCTTCAATCCCGGGAACTCATAATTaagtactcttaggaacggggcgttacaattctcccccacttaaattaggcttcgccctcgaagcctttgGCATCCCTACTCCAGAACTTCTCTCGCCA
The genomic region above belongs to Lactuca sativa cultivar Salinas chromosome 4, Lsat_Salinas_v11, whole genome shotgun sequence and contains:
- the LOC111921373 gene encoding multiple organellar RNA editing factor 7, mitochondrial isoform X1, translating into MRRSFIRLPLTSITQYFDRVTSAAPIIPTPPTSRRSSTSGAPPQIRGLELDRAVAPIDGCDYKHWLVVMDPPISYPSRHQIVERYIQTLASALGSEEEAKRSIYSVSTKYYYAFGCKIDDNVISSIKSMPNVRWVLPDSHICHGKDDYGGEPFIDGHVVPYDEMFHEDWVKDESNNGFRRRSGRRSRRKEQKIDSN
- the LOC111921373 gene encoding multiple organellar RNA editing factor 7, mitochondrial isoform X2, which translates into the protein MRRSFIRLPLTSITQYFDRVTSAAPIIPTPPTSRRSSTSGAPPQIRGLELDRAVAPIDGCDYKHWLVVMDPPISYPSRHQIVERYIQTLASALGSEEEAKRSIYSVSTKYYYAFGCKIDDNVISSIKSYCSSQPCPMLDGFCLILISVMAKMIMEENHLLMDMLFLMMKCSMRIG